The genomic DNA ctgcataatcctgCACTGATAGGAGTGATCGTGGGTGATAGACCTGGTGTTTACAAATGAACAGAAATCCAAGTACACTCCCCTCTGTGAGCAATACTCCTTTGTTTAAGGACATTAATATTGATTGTCCAGccattctcaatttttttttttgttaattctTCCCTCCTGAAAATCCTTTCACATCCTGAAACCAGCCCCAGGACATGATATGCCCTATAAAAATTCCTACCCAGGCACCACCAATCCAGTCTCAtttgaggtcagacagacactctgttcatatctcacttgactcctcagcatAACCTGGCATGCCAAGATCCTAAGGCAGCTGTTGAGCCATTTTCCTCCTTACAGTGTCCCCCTGATTGTAACTACACATCTGGAATTGCTACAGTATTACCATCTGCAAACCTCTTTAAGCTGCTATCTGCTACTACctttatatcattagttcttgaATATATGTGTGAGTGGGTGTCTCGTGTGAAATGAAATTATGTTAAATCTGCAGTCTGGAGTCCTCTTTCTCTGAACCATTATACACAGGTTTGATCTCCACTTTAGTTGCCCAAGCCTTTTCGGCTGTTGTCATTTGAGTTAATATAATCCCAATATTTGAATATTAAGTGTGGGTGTCCTCGTGGGGcccttgcattttgggtaacaagggggtgcaagatggaatttGAGATAGTGCGACAAcgagtggcttgtgtccttgaaTTTTCTTAATAAAATGGAATCTAaatgctcaatttagatttgcattttatgaatcgagttaaaagcttttttaaaagttcagtttctacatattgtatgtggttcaatttgttgttcaaaaattcaaaattagacttcttcatcttcaaatgtcacattatttttgcagtggatgcaaacattaatcaaacattacCTAGAGTTGTGGGCCATAGAAAAGATTGGGAACTACTGCACTATGCTATACTTGTCCAGGATCTCAAATCAGATGTAAGCAGTTACATAGTATagtttagaaaaattacttttttggttgacaactcccagaattccccagccagccagCTGCATGATTCTGAAAGTTATTGTCTCCAAAAGTAACGTTTCCAAGTTCTGAATGTACAAGAGACTTTCTTTTACAGAGGGAACACAAAAGGGGAACCAGCAGGATTCCTTTAAATCAACTCTTCCACATAATTAAAATCATGGAGAAGGAATACTCGAAACAGGTTACTGAGTAAATATCTTCATTTGAACAAACCACTTTTGTTCAAAGTAGAGCCCTATTTAAACAGAAAGATGAATATCATAAACAAAGTTTATGGCACTATAGCAGAAAAACAAGTATAATTATTTACACCATCATACATACCAAGAAATATTAGAAGGACACCTACTCCAACTTGAAGTATGAGTGAGATGGAGATGAGGGCAATAAGTGGGACATAGAATGAGAAGGAAGGTCCTTGTTCCATGACTGCTTTGAGCTGGGATGCATTGGCCATGAGCAAAGCAATGTCCAACATGCTCTCTGCTGCACTCTTCTTATTGGCATAATGGTTAATGTTAATTGGTCTGTTGTTTCTCTGTAGCCATtgtctttgaggctgaaagacaAAAATTCAAATACATATGTCAAAGAGTAGTAATATAGATTGCAGCAGAAACATGATCACAGCAGGAAGACCAACAGCATGTTAACAAGCTGGAGAGAAAGCAGTATCTtcagcatttcccccctccccatcaaTGTATGTATAGGAGAGGCAAGGCAGTTCAGGGGGAAATAGCCAGGCAAGGGATGTGTGAGACTGATGATTTCTGACTGGACCTCAATGAACTTCCTTGTGAAGGAAGAAAGCTTCTCTACATTCTATGGCTCAAATGCTACCGATAGTCTAAATAGAACAAATCTATTGAACTGTTGAATGATGAACCAATACTTATGTAAATGCCATTAAAcagaatggatctactctagttgggattaccaATGGATTCAGGCCTGGTCAACCACAATTAGAACAAACCCATTAAGCTGCTTTACAACTGAAGTGTTTATTACAGCTCCAAGTCTGACAATTATTAGCACTGTTTCAGAATTTATGAGCTCTAAACATTTCAGatttaatcattttaaagatCCAGTTTAAGCATTACTGTGTGGGTTGAGAAATCTTACCTACTGGGCTTTCCCTGGAGCCATCATGTTCTAGCAGTTGCCAATCCTTACACAAATCCTGGGTAGCACAGGTTGGATGGAAACTACACCAATGTGCTAACAGTGAACAACTAGGTTACCTCTAGTCATATGGAACCTGGCCTGGGTGGGGAATACCTTCTCTTTACTCATTGACAGATCCATACATCTAATATAGAGAGTAGTTTAACcctaagggttgtttttttttattcataCAATGGCTGGATGGAAATCACCCACAGAATTCCGAGTTTCTTGGAAGAAGCCTATGAAATAAATTACAAGTTCAGAATCTAAGTTAGACATGGGTATCATTTTAGATGATTCTCAGTGAGAAAGAACTGCATGATTACTCATCTGTTCTCCCCCTACTCAGTTTGAAAAAGAAGcagtttttgtgtgccttcaagtcatttccaactggcaaccctaaagcaaacctatcgtgggtttttctttgcaattttcttcagaggggttttgctgtTGCCATTCTCTAAAGCTGACAGAGAGTGagttgtccaaggttacccagtagggtTCCATTGCTaagtagggattcaaaacctggtctgtagagtcaaagtccaatgctcaaaccgctaaaCTACACTGGCTCCAGGAAAGAAGCAGTAACTCTACCTAAATTCTATGATATATGCCTGAAAACTTCCTCTGACCTTTCATTGCAGTAAAACAATGTATGGTTAAGGCTAAAACTGGAATTAGCTTTAGACAACCCCACTTTGAGTGTCTACATTCTAGGTCCTTTAACTTCAAATATAGGATAAAAGTAGGAACATGTATATATGTGCAAATTTCTGGATAAACTGAGAGTTCCAAACTACCTGAAAAAACAGCATAGTTAGGAAAAGAGTagagttaatgaatgaatgaattatatatactgtacatgttgCGTTTAACTTTCTCTGGGAAGATTTTATACTAAGAAAGTATTTTCAAATACACCAGTCATGCTTCATGTCAATCATAAATCCTATTTTGAGAAGTTATTAGAAACTTTACAACCACTATAAATGGTTTGTAATAAGAAGTCCAGTGGTATCCTTCTCAGATCTATGATGAAATCTTCCATACCTTTATATGGAACACATTCCATGTAAGCAGACTTGCCTGAAGTGTCAATGATTGCACTGGCTAAAATTAGGATACTGAGCAACAATAATCTTGTGCTGTAGGGAGGGGAAAAACCACATTATATTGGCCTGTTGGGACTGTAGTGCTTAAAACTCCAGGCAGCAGGCTGCATGATTGAATTGTCCTGtacattaaaaacagcagaaACCACGCTGCAGGGAACTCTGCTGTGGAACACGCTATAGGcattttgtatatctttgcaatGCTTTGGGAAGGATATaattggaaatgttaccttttgggaCTATAATTGTCAGTGTATCCCAGCTAgcttggaagctgtagtccaaaaaggaatggggcttggaaatgtctccACTGCTGACCTCTATCCAGTTATTTGAAGATTAGAATAGGATATAGGTGGAAATGGcctccattctttttctctctgttgcaATTAGAAAAATAGCCTAATTTTAGGCTTTAGGCATTAGGAAATGCTCTAATGCTAATTGCTACATGAGGGAAGGGTTTGTTTTTGAAGGCAATCAAGTAGAAGCTGGGGCAAGAAAAGGAATCCtgcctccaaccccccccccccccccaatatatctCCTTGCAGACAAAAtagtaagaaagagagagaagggtaaAGGGAGACTAAAAAAAAAGCATGAGAGATAGAAAAAGATGGGGAGgggatggggagagaaaaagggggaaagggaaaagggagagaaCACAGGAGTTCATCAGcatgagagaaagaagaaaggtgaGGATGAGCAGTGAAGGTAAGAGACAGAGAATGTTGCTTTTGTtgccctcacccccccccccccccccattttgtggCTTTGGACATGCCTGCCACTGGCATGCAGGACCCAGAAAGATAAATAGGAGCAAATGTGGACCTCAAGCTGAAAACGGTTCCCTTCTCCTATTTTAGGAGACCCCTAGAAAACCATGTGTATTTGAAGTTTTTGACTGTATCAAGACAGCCATCACTACATTATATGTGTCTTGATTAtcttttaatttcaaataaaTGCATAGAGTAGGGGCAAGGCATGCAATCCCAGTTTTCCTACCACCCCATTCCCACTGCATCAAATCCTCAGAAGCATAGTGACCAGAAGATATGGAGAAATCTATAGAATTTTGACATTGAGCAGGGCATGTGTATACTTCTCTGAAACCTTTCCTATTTTCTTATCCTTCCAAGGCAGACACTCAAAGTACCTGAGTAATGTGAATCCCAAaccagattaaaagtgggaagttcccactggtgcTGGTTTTTACACaccatctttctttcttgacaTCAGTGTCACTGCCAGAACCCTGACACACACCAAAGTTAAGTATATAAAATCAGGTTTACCTTTATTTCTGTAAAATGCCTTTCCACAAAGTAACTATACCAGCCAGCATAGTGTGGTGGTGTGAGCACTCTGGAAaacagtgtttgaatccccactcagtcatgga from Sceloporus undulatus isolate JIND9_A2432 ecotype Alabama chromosome 2, SceUnd_v1.1, whole genome shotgun sequence includes the following:
- the NINJ1 gene encoding ninjurin-1 isoform X3 translates to MDPESTETLELNGLAAGNGNGDASPQPDQPQRQWLQRNNRPININHYANKKSAAESMLDIALLMANASQLKAVMEQGPSFSFYVPLIALISISLILQVGVGVLLIFLVKYDLNNPAKHAKLDFLNNLATGLVFIIVVVNIFITAFGVQKPSASIKM
- the NINJ1 gene encoding ninjurin-1 isoform X2; this encodes MDPESTETLELNGLAAGNGNGDASPQPDQPQRQWLQRNNRPININHYANKKSAAESMLDIALLMANASQLKAVMEQGPSFSFYVPLIALISISLILQVGVGVLLIFLVKYDLNNPAKHAKLDFLNNLATGLVFIIVVVNIFITAFGVQKPSASISK